Within Diabrotica virgifera virgifera chromosome 7, PGI_DIABVI_V3a, the genomic segment tcaaaatgttggcacctaagacaggtcatgcagACCCATTgcagtatatatttgttcacatattttagatatatgctatattgtagcactggtgggaacgcttataggtagctgctagaaggtgaaacgtttgtagccacagaaaataccagaaaaaaaaagaagcgaGTCGAGACACATGTGTGCAAGAGTcgcggagtcggcctttgcgtagtgtcatgttttaaGGAGTACctcacaaaagaaaacttttaacgTTAATTTACattaagtacattatttttttaagttagttacattttttcaagttggttttgctctctgacgagtacttttgaaaagaaaacgtttaagttggttaaaaaaaactcaattaaaacatgttttggtcatttatttgtttatttatatgcgacgtatatgAAGCATaaaaaaacctttgggattgacGGACCAACATGCAGATTAACGCCTGGCATaaaaagggttaaaatcagcgtttttgTACAcatgttgtgtaaagcacggctggtcaattttctgcggatcgcctgcgattgctgacacttccatataagcaacgcgcttgctcaaagtcttgtagcggcagtaaggctcagatagttggtctcaccattccttgcagagTTGgccattttttttacaaaaattaaggctcaagaaaataggttgatatagtttcctctttggggttttgttcatcctatacagatgTTCGCCTGGAAGtctcagcattcgcaggcgatccgcagaaaattgacctgccgtgctctacacagcaggtgtacgataacgcttttcacgtcatatgtggcatttcttgtattgcaccaaaacatgcagtagctcctaaggaatccattcctcggataaaaaagaaccccgcgcctgaggtttatggaagtcagggagctgttcaactcattcattttaaaaagacaaaacctcaaggtttatcagaaatcaagataacagatccgaaggaaatgttcacaccaactgaaactgtgactccatatGTGCCTGAtattctgtggctctaagggaaaagcagatactttcccggcctcttaggacggaatggactcatggaagctgtcacaagagacataacatacctatgaactaacatttattatttgtacagaaaactaggagatatttatcaaatgacagcattctaataaaaaataaaattttggaatgcaaaAAGTgagttttgccgagaccgttaaaaattggcaattttcaacttgtactttagaccgaacggttcgtctgaaaaaaaaaattgtaggattacattcgtttaagttattttattttatcataaACGCTAGCCGAAAGCCAGAAAAGTGGTAtttgcctaataataaaaaaaaacgcaaTAGATCTATAGGTTCAACATATCATGGCCAAGTGACGGTAGTCAAAAAGTCAGAGAAAAGTCGAGTTGACATTAAGACGCTGATGATAGGGGGCAGACGGCCTTTTTCATCAGAATAAAGACGAACGACGAAATAAGATAGCATATTTTTGATATAAAGCCGTTTTAGATGTTCAGTGTTAATTACCGTTCACATTAGTTGTTACATTATCCTTGTAATTTACGAGTAAAGTATTTGCTGTATCCTAAAATCGACCTGTGACCAAAGAATCAACCCTAGACACTAGACAAACAGAAGATAAAAGCCTACATTTTGGGGGCTCGTCCGGGATAGCAGATAGAAGACAGATATAATAAGGATAATCAGAGATATGGATTGAACGTGAGATCGACTGACGCTGACGTTTAGCCGCATATTGCCGTGCCGATATTGTTTTGAATGCTGATATGTTTTGAATGAAAACACAATGATGAACTCAAGCCGATGAAATGGTAATAACGAGTTAAACTATTAGAGACGATTTGCAAGGTAAGAGTTTTTTCTTGCAACATTCTACCAAGAGACTAAGACGATAAGAAGATTGAACGTTATATTTTCAATGACATTTCCCTTTTGTTGATGTGCTGATGTAACAGAAAATTCAGATGAACTTTGAAAACAcgttttaagaaaaagttttttATATGAATGAACGATTAATTGATCTTGATTTAATTTCGTGTCCATTATAAAAACATTCTCGTATATTTTTTGTTGACGATATATTTTCGTTTTAAGATTAGGAAAACGTTAATTTTTGTAGGTTTTATAGCACAAATATGCATTACTAAGGTTATTTCATTTTTGAAAAGATTTAATTTTTGCATGCTTTAGTTTTTTACGTAGTTATAAATATTTCTTTTAATATTgttgaatattttttgaaaatattttattatggcAACTTTAGGTTCTATTCGTAATATTGACTATAATATTACTCACGCTAAGTTGAGAGTTGTTAAAATTTTGCATTACATTTGTTTTTCCACTGAAGGTGAACCTCGAAAAACTAGAAAAGCTTTGCGTGCTTTTGCTGGTTTTCGGCTTGACGACACTTCCGAACAATTTTTGAGTAAATGTAACGATGTAAGTGAAAAATTTGATCTTGCTGATTTAATTGCGATATGCCAAATTCTTGATTTGAATTATAAAAATGAGAAGCATGACGTGGTTGTTCGCATTTGTTCCTTTTTGAATACCTTCATTAACGACGACGAAACTGAAGATGACGAAGAGGAGGATGACGTATCAGATATAGACGAAGACGACGAAAGACGAAAGGAAGAAAAAAGACAACTGGAAGACGAAAAAAACGAATGCAAGAAGAAAAACGACGATTGGAAGACGAAAGACGGGAAATTGATGAAATACGAGAAAAAGAAAAACGACGATTGGAAGACGAAAGACGGGAAAATGATGAAAGACGAGAAAAAGAGAAACGACGATTAGAAGAAGAAAGACGAAAAGACGATAAAAGACGCGCAAAAGACGATGAAagacttgaagaagaagaaagaagaagacgTGAGAGAAGAAACGACGAGGATCGACGAAGACGCGAAGGGCGAAATTATGACGAAGGACGACAAATATGTGATGAAAGACGTAGATATGAACGAAGTAATGACGAAGAAAGACGAAGATACGAAGACAGACGATATGACGAAGATATTCACGTACAAAAAGAAATTCGAGAAAGATGTAAAGAACAAATATGTAAGGTACAAGCTGAAAACAAAAAGGGGTATAATTCAAGAAGAAAACGAGCAAGAATCTATAAGGAGAAAGATTTAGTTGCAATAAAAAGAACCCAGTTCCGCCCAGGACTTAAACTTAAGATAAAGATCTTAGGTCCTTACGAGATTGTCAAGGTTAAAGATAACGATCGTTATGATGTTATAAAGATTGGTGAGCATGAGGGACCAGTGCGAACATCAACGTGTGCTGAATATCTTAAACCGTGGGTCGACAATGAAAGCGACGAATCCGAGTCGGATTCTGAATAGGATGGCCGAGTGTAGGATTACATTCgtttaagttattttattttatcataaACGCTAGCCGAAAGCCAGAAAAGTGGCAtttgcctaataataaaaaaaaacgcaaTAGATCTATAGGTTCAACATATCATGGCCAAGTGACGGTAGTCAAAAAGTCAGAGAAAAGTCGAGTTGACATTAAGACGCTGATGATAGGGGACAGACGGCCTTTTTCATCAGAATAAAGACGAACGACGAAATAAGATAGCATATTTTTGATATAAAGCCGTTTTAGATGTTCAGTGTTAATTACCGTTCACATTAGTTGTTACATTATCCTTGTAATTTACGAGTAAAGTATTTTCTGTATCCTAAAATCGACCTGTGACCAAAGAATCAACCCTAGACACTAGACAAACAGAAGATAAAAGCCTacaaaagtaaatagtgatatctgtggataattttaagtactttaatttctgttaacagaccatttactaaaagttatagttttcgagatttgagcaaaaaagcggaaaaaagctgaaatttttcgcttctttcgcgatttttttaatgttccggcaggaaattttgtccgcaaacctcatattcggattcagcagcccaaaatccatatataataaaagaaatcagaactaccccaaaattttactagtcaaaacacaattttatggaATCATAAATATTCATGGAATATTTAGTAAATAAAGCATCTGACAGAAATTGAAGTATATAAGGACAATTTTCTATAAGTCAATCCATCTTACAGTTCTGTTAAATATTTGAATGTTGACAAGGATCAGAAAGATGACAGAAAGTTTTCAGTAAAGGTCCTGAAGGTAATACCGCTTAAAGAGACTCCGAACTgtcaagggcgcccatataaaaatttttaggggggggccaaacgtgaagatgttgcacattacattttgtatatttcggatgacaatatatacagtagactctctctataacgaacacggatataacgaggtttcgcttataacgaggtacattaggtgtcccatgaaattcctattgaactgtaacgctctataacgaggcatatttggttataacgaggaaaatttaaatcgaagaatacttgtCTTTACTTGTTgttagcgttgtaatggtcataaataaataaatgccccaactacctgtacatagaagtgcccaacatctgtcttattatcgaggccagtgctgtaataaactcggccacctgtaataaacatctgcctgtttatcgaccgatattgaatactataggaaatttacaatttatttcggcgaagtctcatattgttcactgttcaggttgaccatcgacacctaataaactacgtaagaggcatcaaaacatttcaatattattattgtttgatataacgagatccgcttataacgagataattaatccaccatttcagttctcgttatagagggagtctactgtagtttaaaccacctaaaaaacctagtttgaacttgtgagaaattattcatacatttaaacactagaccaagtttttaaatggaaatgtcatgggtaccataaaagttgcgcctctctttaaaacccgtttgaaaagaatacaatgcttgcaaagccttcccttcaactttggcgagcagactaaccatgagtatgtgtcgaaccaagtttttactttgaaatcttaaaagggagccccctttatttttgcagatttagaatccttatgaaaaataaggcacacatattccaaacatttttagaatcgttgatagatggcgcaaataaatcgcattttccgaatatagcgccatccgtcaacaattctaaaaaagttcgAATACATGTTACTTATTTTCTGAGGAGGAAACtcaaaaacgggggttcctatttaagattttaaagttaactctcaccccacctccaccagagtgtggaatgaaaaatcctgtttggtgtcattctatagatttttgaaaaatattaaacacgtgttttttagtttttatttgcaagtatatttctcgagatattagtattagaccgtttctataattttgctatggtatcacgatataccgtttttttcgattatagcgctatctatccacaattcgcaaaatggctcgaataaaatttgcttatttttacaaggaaaatccaaatttgcaacaaaaattaggggttccatttcaaattttaaagttacctactccccgctccacacccaggggttgaagtggtggacttgtttagtgtcatagcatagatttttgaaaattattgaacacgtatttttcagtttttcgatccgatgttcatttcgcgaattattcgacctttccgctacttttgggacaccctgtataacactcattcatcgtgaaagatcacctgtttttcatttaaataaaattgttctgttcatcataataatgcacactttaaaaataatctacttactaaaaaaatacttttgcaaactaaaatttgactatgttcaataaattttaaaaattatttttcagtatgaatttATTTCACAATATAAACTATAATTACTTTATACCAGTTCTCAAAGACAAATGcctcattagtgattatcggtcagagatcggatttcttgctgatatggttttttttgcagtattataaatgattcatttaattgataattttgggtgtcgatt encodes:
- the LOC126888716 gene encoding RNA-binding protein 25-like, giving the protein MQEEKRRLEDERREIDEIREKEKRRLEDERRENDERREKEKRRLEEERRKDDKRRAKDDERLEEEERRRRERRNDEDRRRREGRNYDEGRQICDERRRYERSNDEERRRYEDRRYDEDIHVQKEIRERCKEQICKVQAENKKGYNSRRKRARIYKEKDLVAIKRTQFRPGLKLKIKILGPYEIVKVKDNDRYDVIKIGEHEGPVRTSTCAEYLKPWVDNESDESESDSE